The Burkholderia sp. NRF60-BP8 genomic sequence AGCCCAGCGCCGCGTAGCACGCGACCGCGAACGCCGCGAGCCAGATCATCAGGTGCCACGGCAGCACGGCCGCCGCGATCGCGAGCGACGGCAGGTACAGCGACACGAACGGATTGGTCGTGCCGCCCGACAGGAACAGCAGCGCGGACAGCGCGCCGAGGTCGACCCACAGCTGGCCGAGCAGCTCGAAATTGGTCTCGGGCCGCGCGCGCAGCACGCGCACCCAGGTCAGCGCGTTGAAAACGATTTCGAGCGCGATGACCATCAGCATCGCCGGCAGCGGCAGGTGCACGCCGAAATAGGTCTGCACGACGCCGATCGTCACGAGCTGGCCGATGATCGCGAGATTGCGGAGCCAGAACAGGTGACTGAGGTTGACGCGCCCGGTGGTGGTGATTCGTTGCATCCGGGCAGTTTACCCGTTTAGCGCCCGGCGCCCCTAGCGGGGCCGGATCCGCGCGTGCGAACGGGCGGCACGCGTGCGCGGCGCGCCGCGTCAACCGGCCTCGCCGGCCATGCGCTGCGCGATCTCGTCGGCCAGACACTCGGGGCATCGGCACCGCGCACCGGCCGCGGGCGGCGTGCCGCCGGGCAGCATCGGCATCGACGCGCACCAGCAGTCGAACGGCTGCGTGTGCGCGCCGCAGTCGAAGCCGCGCCCGCAGTGCGGGCAGCGCGCACGGCGCGGGACGGAACGGGCGTCGGCGGCGGAATCGGTCATGACGCGATCGCGGAAGCGGGCGGGACATCGCCCCACGCGACAAGCATAGCGCGGCGGCTGAATTTTGCACGCCGGCCGCCCGGCCGCGGTCGCCCGTCAACGCATGCGCGCCCGTCCGCCGGCGCCCGCCGCGCGACGGCGCCCCGAATCGTGCCGCGCCATAGCCGGCGGGCCGCCGCGTGCGATGCCGCGCCGCGCCGCCGGTGTTCCGGCCGGCCCAAAAACCCGATGCTGCGCTGCGCCACTCCTGTACAATTCGCCCTGTTTCAACCGTTCCCAGCCAGAGCCGCCGCCATGTCCGAGCCCATCGACCTCTCGCAGATCGCCCCCACGCTGAAAGCAGAAATCCTCGCGGAGGCGCTGCCGTACATCCGTCGCTACCACGGCAAGACCGTGGTCATCAAATACGGCGGCAACGCGATGACGGAAGAGCGGCTCAAGCAGGGCTTCGCGCGCGACGTGATCCTGCTGAAACTGGTCGGCATCAACCCGGTGATCGTCCACGGCGGCGGCCCGCAGATCGATCACGCGCTGAAGAAGATCGGCAAGGCCGGCACCTTCATCCAGGGCATGCGCGTCACCGACGAAGAGACGATGGAAGTCGTCGAATGGGTGCTCGGCGGCGAAGTGCAGCAGGACATCGTGATGCTGATCAACCACTTCGGCGGCCATGCGGTGGGCCTGACGGGCAAGGACGGCGGCCTGATCCACGCGCGCAAGCTGCTGATGCCGGACCGCGACAACCCGGGCCAGTACATCGACATCGGCCAGGTCGGCGAAGTCGAAGCGATCAACCCGGCGGTCGTGAAGGCGCTGCAGGACGACGCGTTCATTCCGGTGATCTCGCCGATCGGCTTCGGCGAAGACGGCCTGTCGTACAACATCAACGCCGATCTCGTCGCGGGCAAGCTCGCGACCGTGCTGAACGCCGAGAAGCTGCTGATGATGACCAACATCCCGGGCGTGATGGACAAGGACGGCAACCTGCTGACCGATCTGTCCGCGCGCGAGATCGATGCGCTGTTCGAGGACGGCACGATCTCCGGCGGCATGCTGCCGAAGATCTCGTCAGCGCTCGACGCCGCGAAGAGCGGCGTGAAGTCGGTGCACATCGTCG encodes the following:
- a CDS encoding cysteine-rich CWC family protein; protein product: MTDSAADARSVPRRARCPHCGRGFDCGAHTQPFDCWCASMPMLPGGTPPAAGARCRCPECLADEIAQRMAGEAG
- the argB gene encoding acetylglutamate kinase, with product MSEPIDLSQIAPTLKAEILAEALPYIRRYHGKTVVIKYGGNAMTEERLKQGFARDVILLKLVGINPVIVHGGGPQIDHALKKIGKAGTFIQGMRVTDEETMEVVEWVLGGEVQQDIVMLINHFGGHAVGLTGKDGGLIHARKLLMPDRDNPGQYIDIGQVGEVEAINPAVVKALQDDAFIPVISPIGFGEDGLSYNINADLVAGKLATVLNAEKLLMMTNIPGVMDKDGNLLTDLSAREIDALFEDGTISGGMLPKISSALDAAKSGVKSVHIVDGRIEHSVLLEILTEQPFGTMIRSH